taaaaagaaacaaaaaaatgtgttagAAACAGCACATGGCCCACAAACACGAAAATATTGTGGCAATTAGCAAAAGAAGTTTCCaagcccctttttttttgtgacagggccttgctatctcactatgtagcccaggctggctttgaactcacaatagtcctccttcctgtctctgcctcctcaatgctgggatgacagaagtgtaccaccacacaaggcttagccccaatttttatttttttaatttttatttgagcgaGTGGTGGAGAAAGAGgcggagatagagagagagatagagagaaagagagagagagagagagagtatgggcatgccagagccttcagccactgcaaatgaactccagatgcatgcaacagcttgtgcacctggcttacatgggtcctggggaatcaaacctgggtcctttggctttgcaggcaaatgccttaaccgctaagccatctcttcatcctttcAAATTCTTGACTCTAGTTTACAGAgaaaaccaaggctcagagagggaAAGCAGCCTGTCAAAGACTACATAGCCATTATTGCAAGAGCTGATAGAAGATtctggtcttgggctggagagatggcttagcagttaagacacttgcctttgaagcctaaatatccaggtttgattccccagttaccacataagccagatgcacaaggtggcacatgcacatggagttcatttgcagtggctagaggccttagcacacccattctctttgtgtgtgtctctctcttcctgtcgctctcactcccttccttcttccctctttctttctctctcaaatacataaataaataataaaaaaaaattaaaaaagaaaaagggaagattCAGTTCTGTCTGCCAGAGCGTTCAAATCACCTTTTCTCTAGGTTTTTCAGTGGAAGTCCCTCCCTTACCCATGCCCAGGCCACATGCAGCCCTAAAGCAGAGAAGCACTGTTGATTTATGTGCAATGACAGAAAGCATAGGACTGGAGGGCAGCGCTGAGATCccagaagaggagggggaggtgcATGTAGAAAGTGTCATCAAGGCCCGCCCTGCATAACTGCCTCTGCTCTCCCCGCAGAGGGATTTGAATTCTGGAGCCTGGATGTGAATGGAGGTGATGAGTGGAAGGTGGAGGATCTCTCTAAAGACCAGCGCAAGGAATTCCCCAATGACCAGGTCAAGAAATACTTCGTGACTTCCTATTAGTAAGATCTGGGGTCtcagtgggggcggggggggtggagggagcccAAGTTCCAGCATCCGGGGCTTCAGGGTCTTCAGGGTCCAGTGCTGAGCCCCAGCCCCTCCCCGTACCCTTCCCCAGCACCTGCCTCAAGTCTCAGGTGGTGGACCTCAAGGCTGAAGGGTACTGGGAGGAACTGATGGATACCACTCGGCCGGACATCGAGGTCAAAGACTGGTGAGTGCCTGGGGCGAGGGTCTGGGGAGGGCTCTCCACTCAggagccccacccccaccctgcccccCCATCACCAAGATCTTTAAGGATGCTTCCATGTGCCTCCTCCTGCAGGTTCGCAGCCAGGCCGGACTGCGGGTCCAAGTACCAGCTGTGCGTGCAGCTCCTGTCGTCGGCACACGCACCTCTGGGGACCTTCCAGCCAGACCCCGCAACCATCCAGCAGAAGAGCGATGCAAGGTGGAGGGAGGTAAGTGGACCTGGCCCGGCGGAGGGTGGGAGGTGACCCCACACAGGCCTCAGTTCAGCTTAGCCTACCTTCACTTGGGCTTGTGtgacctgggcaacttagtgagacactgcctcagaattttttaaaagccacaaaagggggctggggagcacTTTTCCCACAAGCGTGAGCACCCGAGTTCACCCGAGTTCaacccccaacacccacataaaaacctggGCATGGCTGCATACCCTTGTCACCTCAGTGCTGAGGGGGCGAAGCTAGGAGCATCACTGGGTTTCCCTGATCAACCAGCGAAAGTGAAAACTGGGGAGTGCCAAGCTCATTAAGAAAGCCTATCTCAGGGAAACCAAATGAAAGAGGGACATAGGAGGAtacctgatgtcttcctctggcctccgcacatgCGCCCACATCTGTGCACACAGGTACATAGGTCACACATAGTACACACATACCAAAGTGTgggtaaaaagagggctggggggcATATAGTTAAATGGGagagtacttacctagcataATCCTCGGttcaatcatagaaaaaaatgtaaaatcaaaAAACATGCTtagggaggctggagggatgccttactggttaaggcgtttgcctgcaaagccaaaggatccaagttctattccccaggacccacgttagccagatgcacaagggggcgcacacatttggagttcatttccaatggctggaagcactggtgcgccattctgtatctctccctctttctcagtcaaataaataaataaaaataaaatatttaaaaacatgcttagcggctggaaagatggctcactggtaaaAAGCACACACTTGAAAAGCCTGGTGGCTCAAGTTCAATTTCCAGATACAAAAAGCAATGCAATCATCTGGtgcttgcaacagcaagagaccctggtcttCCCATACCCACCCCTCACAAATACAAACAAATCAAATAAACAtgttcagggggctggagagatggcttagtggtcagaggtgcttgcttgcaaagcctgacagcctaagttcaattccccagatgcacaaagtggcacatgcatctgaagtttgtttgaggtagcatctcactctagcccaggctgaccttgatctcacccaggcttgtcttgaactcacagtgatcctcctacctctcctcccgagtgctgagattaagggcatgtgccatcatgcccggctcttttattactactattattgttttattttcttgtttgtatGTGTACGCACGTGCGTACCATGTGTGAACAGGCAcatctgtggaggccagagaacaacctagcggtgctggtccttgccttccaccttgtttcagaCAGACGAGCTTCAAGATTCTCTTGACTCCACCACCAAGCTGCCATAGGTGGTAGGATTACAGATTCATGTGCTGCTTGTAGCCGGCtccatgtgggttctgaggagccaGACTCCACCCAGGAGGTTTGCACAGCAACCAatttttaccactgagtcatctccccagttctgctTAGGAGTTCTCAAATGTGCCATGCATTTCCAACTTGAGGCAATTTCCACTTAAGCAGGCTGATTTGGACCCCATCATAAGCTGAGGGCCAATTGTGTTATCTACACTGGGTcaaacttgtctttttttttttttttaatgagagagagagagagaattagcacaccagggcctctagtcactgtaatcaaactccagatgcttgtgccaccttgtgcacatgcatgaactTGCACGCTTGAgtcaacttatgcatctggcttatgtgggacctggagagtcaaacatgggtccttaggcttcgcaggcaagtgccttaactgctaagccatctctccagcccaaacgactttttaaaaattatttttactttatttttatttatttgagagagagagagagagtggttatgccagggcctttggctgtcacaaacgaactccagacatatgtgccactttgtgcaactggcttacatgggtcctggggaatcaaatctgggttctttggctttgtaggcaagcaacttaaccactaagccatctctccagtcccaaacattgacttaaaaaattatattaatttatttaagagatagaaagagggctggagagatggcttagcggttaagcgcttgcctgtgaagcctaaggaccccagtttgaggctcggttccccaggtcccacattagccagatgcaccagggggcgcacgcatctggagttcgtttgcagaggctggaggccctggtgcgcccattctctctctctccctctatctgtctttctctctgtgtctgttgctctcaaataaataaataaataaaaattttttaaaaaaagagatagaaagagaaagaatgagcatgccagggcttcaagccactgtaaatgaattctagatgaatgcatcaccttgtatatctggtgttatatgggtactggggaggtgagcttgggtccttaggtttatccatgcaagtgtcttaactactgagacatctctccagcctacaaacattgacttttttgtgtgtgtttttttttattttatttttatttatttattttttttttttttttgaggtagggtttcattctaacccagatgttcactatgtaggtctcaggctggcctcaaactcacagtgatcctcctacctctgccttccaagtgctgggattaaagacgtgccccccccccacacacacacacctggctgctccatcttgtttgagacaaggtcacttgccactgcagatgagtcTGACCCATgagtgactttacatgggtgctagtgctttgcaagtaagtgcttttaaccactgagccatctttccagcccacgtgTTGTCTgtatcttttttgtgtgtgtatgggcctgGGAATGGAACACAGTGTCTCACACGTGCTAGCccagtactctaccactgagggcAGAAACAAAGCAGGGCATGACCGCTCATGCCTATGATatgtcagcactctggaggctgaagctggaagatcaccataagtttgaggtgaggatgagctgcagagtgagctccaggctaacctggctacggaatgagaccctgtctcaaaaaacaagaaagctaGATACAATTACCTCAGTTCACAGCTTGACCCTCAGCCATGTTGCTGCCATGGGGAAGTAGCTTTAAACAACATGTAATTACTGTTCCAATAGAACTTTATTGGCAAAAGTAGCATTAGGCCAAGCCCAGTCTTACACAGGCACAATCTGATAGGATTATAGTGAGAGCATCCTAAACCAGCAGCTCCAGGAACACTTGAACACCCAGTAAAAGCCACTTGTTTCTAGGACTGCagagcaactttttaaaaaaaaaaattatttatttatttatttgatggcgacggaaagagcaagagaaaatgggcgtgccagagcctccaggcactgcaaacgaactccagacacatgcacccccttgtgcatctggctaacgtgggtcttagggaatcgaacctgggttctttgactttgcaggtaaacaccttaaccgcttagccatacCCTCAGCCCCAACTTGCTTTTTATGTTGTCaatgtttctgtttcatttttgtgtttagagacagggagggtctcactcagtagcccaggctggtattgAATTTAagataatcttcctacctcagcctgctgtgagcgctgggattacaagtgcaagCCACCatgtctgctttatttttatctaatGTTAATTAATCTTagaagttttacttatttatgcatgcatgcacgcatgtatgcgtgccaaggtctcttgcagcTGTAAGTGaacaccaaacacatgcaccactttgcattcaGCTGTATGTGGATGCTGGGCATTTGAACCCAGaccggcaggctttgtaaacaagcacctttaaccactgagccatctcctcagcctctaatTTGAAACTAATTTTAACTAAGTATTAGCCTCACTTCCCCAGTGGTGGCCTCATTGAACCTCTGTGTTATCTGGCAGCTTCTAACCTTTTCTTTGGGCCCCATGATAATCCTAGATTTGGCTCCATTTTatgggtgaggaaactgaggcacaaacaGCCAAGATGACCTGCCCCAAATCACAAAGCTCAGCCCAGAACTCCACCTGGTGACCCTGGTCCAACCCCCAAGGACAGAGCAGCTGCCATCAGGACCGGCCCCTTGactgctcctctccctctcctacgCCCAGGTCTCCCACACGTTCTCCAACTACCCACCCGGCGTCCGCTACATCTGGTTTCAGCACGGAGGCGTGGACACTCACTACTGGGCCGGCTGGTACGGCCCGAGGGTCACGAACAGCAGCGTCACCATCGGGCCCCCGCTGCCCTGATGCTCCCTGAGCCCCTAACCTCTGAACCCTGACTGGTAAATGTCTATCAGAAGAGGGTGGGACTTGGGAAGGGGAAGTGGAAACCAGGCATCCTCAGACTTTGTAGCTTGTTCTTACCCCCAGTCACCTCTTCCTTGTGGAGCCTCTCCGTCTGGGTTGCCCCTGCCACCCTACATGAGTCCCTGAGAGTCTCAGGGAAGGGTCCCCAAGCCTAGATGCCAGCCCAGATCTCTCTCCCTACCCCTACCCTGGACCTTTCTCTGGGTTGAGGGTCCCTAGTACAGGGACAGGCAAGATGTCTCGcgggtctggggactgactgccTCTGAAAGTTCAGGCGCCAAGAAGCAGATGTAGTGGTAGGAGGAGGGCCCTACCAGCTATGTGTGCGACCTCTACCCGAATCAGAAGACAGAGCTCCGGCCCGGGATGGACAGGCAGACCTGGGGTGAACTGGGGTTCAGAGTGGGTGTGAACTGCCCTAACCATCAGTGAAGCCTCAGAAGCCAGATGAGAACAAGATGAGGGCAAGGCGCCCTGGAGGGACCCAGGGAACCCTGATCAAGGAGACACGGGGTGGGAGCAGGCAGGGGACAGGATGGGCCCCGATTCTGAGAACCAGTACAAAAGAGCGAGGTAGAGGGCCCCAGCTGGGCTCCCTTTGACGTGCAGTATAACCCCCACCCCCTATGCCGTTCCCAAGATGCCCCTGCCAGAGTCCCACTTGTCATTCTCCTTTATTGAATACAAATAAAAGGTTTCCCATCCAGCCTGTGCCCTGTAGCTTTGGAGGGGAAGGTGAGTTCATGGGAAGCCCTACCTGGCCCTGCAGAGACAATCGTGTGGGCCGCTACCCGGGGCCACAGAGAGGGTGGCATCTCAGGGAGCCTAGCCAGGGCagagagcagcttatgggagggagaCCCCTGGGTCGCCCTCCGGTGGCGATAGGAACCTGCAGTACGGCCGGGTTCCTCTGGAGGGCCACCGTGCTGTTGGCGGCCGCGAGAACACCAAAGGCTGCTGACTGCCGGGCGAGCGGCGCAGAGGTGCCCGGCACACAGTAGGTGCGCAGATAACGCGTCCGATTTGGGGCTCGCCCCCCGCCAACCCCGGCCGGGACGAGTGGGGCTTGGGCCAGCTCGGCCCACACAGCCTCAAGTAGATGCTTGAAGAGGGTTTgctggagggggaaaaaaaagcttgATGGAATTTCATCTTGACGGGAGACTCCAGAATCTTCGGTCGTTGAGTCACTGGAAGTTGGGGAAGAGCCCAACCGGAGCCAGGAGTGCGGCCCTGAGCCTCCGGGGACGGGGTCCGCGTCGCGGCCGCAGAGGGGCCAGGTGAGGGGGGACCCCGGGCCCGGGTTCGCGCGGCCGCCGAGGGCCGCTGGGAGGCGCGTGACGCGGGCCGgcggccggggcggggcggggcgacgGCGGacggcccaggcccaggccccacGCCGACCGGAGCAGCGGTGTCGCGTCGCCGGCGCGCTCGGCCCAGCCCCAGGTCGCGGGCGCGGCGGGGACGGGAGCGGGGCGGCAGAGGCGGGGGGGCGGGCCCGGGCTCGGCGGCTGTCGCTCGCGCACGCGGCGTGGGCCGGGCCTCGCGGACCCCCCCGGGGACCCCCGCGCCGGCGCCGCGGGCCTGAAGCCACTCGGGGgtgggggcgtgggggggggctCGCGGAGGGCGGCGGGGGCGTTCCCAGCCCCGGAGCACGTAGGAGCGCGGCGGGCTGGAGGCGGCGCCGCGAGCGACCCGGTCGCGTGACCCGGCGGCGACGGCTCGGACCCGCGTGGGCTTCTCCGTCACCGCCCCTCCCTCCGCGGCCGGCTCCGCCGTGGGGCTTCCCGGGACGCGGAagcggggaggggggagaatgtcATCTAGGGCTACACCGGAGCCGGCAGGGGAAGGCACTGGACCCACGACTCCCGAGTCTGCGCAGTGCCTTTATAAATTGCTAACATTGTAACCGACATTGAGGCTTTAAGTagatcccaccaccaccaccgggAGAGGTGTGGTTCTGGATCTTGAACTCCGGATTTCCCACTTGCTAGGCCAGCGCTGTACCAACTTGAGGTACATCCCCACccctgtatttttttgtttatggttttcggaggtagggtcacgctctagcccaggctgatctggaattcactctgtagcctcagggtgccctcgaacttaAAGCGATCCTTCTAGCTGTGGCTcccgtgtgctggaattaaaggcttgcaccaccatgcccaactgtatttactttttgaggtGATCTCAcgaattgcccaggctggcctggaactttcaaTCTACGTGCCTTAACCTCCCAAGACGCTTGGATTACTGGGGAGTGGTTGAGGTCACAGGATTGTACCGCCAGCAGCTCATTCTTACAAACTGTTCACAGTTGGAAGACATGGCCACATTGCCCCATCCTACCTCAGCCCAGCAAGGCATTTCACCAAGGCACAGGTTCTTTGCCTGCCTGCTTGCTCTTGTCCTGGCCATGGCTAAGTGCTCCTCCCTGGACTAGAGCAGGGTTGTGCCCACCCTCCCAGGTTCTGAGTTGAAAACCTTCATCAAACCTCCACTGGCCTTCTGGCGGAGACTCTAGAAAGCCACAGAGTTCAGCAACTTTCCATTTCCctggggaaagtgggtggagaaCATTCTCCCCTCAGGCATAAGCAGGTAAGGGTCACTTGAGTGACTGTACAgagcccccaccacacacacaccccacctaGAGCAAGTTCCCTGAGTGCCCTTGGGGATGGGGACAGCCAGGAACTCCCAGGCATCTGGCATTTCCAAGTGGCCAGACCTGACATGCAAGGAGCCCAGCCCAGTCTGTGGAGCTTCCTCCACTGAATGAAGTGAGACTGGGAACACAGATACAGTGCTACATATTGTGACAGTGACCAGAACAGTCACCAAACCAAGAAGAACATACAAAGCCATACCAGGTCACCTGGCCAACAAGCTTCAAAACTTTTCTTCAGTGTTTAGATGgcctgagacagtctcatgtaaccaaggctggccttcaactctaaCCCTTCCCCCACCTAccatgggattacaggtatgtgctaccacattcAGCTCCTGGATGTGGATGAGTTGCTTTTAGGAATTTGTTTCCCTGGAGccgcgcgtggtggcgcacgcctttaatcccagcactcgggaggcagaggtaggaggatcgccgagagttcgaggccaccctgagactacatagtgaattccaggtcagcctgagccagagtgagaccctacctcgaaaaaccaaaagaaaaaaaaaaaaaaaagaatttgtttccCTGGCACGGTGTGCTGgagcccgcctttaatcccagcacttgggaggctgaaatcaaggccaccctgagactagagtcaATTCCAGTtaagcttgggctagtgtgagaccttaccttggaaaaaccaaaaaaaagtaatattcctaaaactttgagattgggtctctctctgctgcccagactggcctttggACTGCTGGACTCAAGTGATCCTTAAACCTCAGCCTTTTAGTAGTTGAGATTACAGAATACCATGACACCCAGTTCTGTCCCTAAGGATTTTAGTtacttggtttttccaggtagggtctagctctaccccaggctgtctttgaactcacagtaaccttcttacttctgcctcctgagtgctgagattaaaggcatgtactaacACACCCGGCCTCTTAAGGGTTTTGATATCAAGGGGTTAATAATGCAACTCACTGGCAAtttttgcctagcatacatgaaatctatccccagcattgcaaaaatggtgggggtggggtggggagagaaggaggggaaggactataattttttgagacagtgtctctatagcccaggttgacctgactAGAATTTgctagtagcccaggctgatcttgaactcaaagcaatccttacAGTTgtactcccaagtgctagggataTATAGGGAGCCACCAGActctattgtttgtttgtttgttgttttttaaggtctttcgaggtagggtctcgctctagcccaggctgacctggaattcactatggagtctcagggtgactgtaAACTCACAGctgctcctcctgccttggcctcccaagtgctggaattaaaggcatgtgccaccacgcccagctcagtatTCTTACTGCACATTTCCAAATGCACTTGTCAACAGCTACCGTGGACTCCCAAGAATCCTCAAAAAAcccttagcctggcatggtggtacatgcctttaatcacagcacttgggaggccaagatcaaggtcaccttgagactagagtgaattccagattagcctgggctagagcgagaccgtacctcaaaccTAGCACACTCAACGCTCTGATGAGAGTGAAAAGATCAGCCCCCAGCATATGAAGGGTTGCCTTCTTGCTCAAGGCCGTCATTGTCCCCCACAGGCCTGAGAGCACACTTGCCCACCACCAGCATGGCCCTGGTCAGCATCAACGACCTGCCCGAGAACATTCTTCTGGAGCTGTTCACGCACGTGCCCGCCCGCCAGCTGCTGCTCCACTGCCGCCCGGTCTGCAGCCTCTGGCGAGACCTCATCGACCTGGTGACCCTCTGGAAGCGCAAGAGCCTGCGGGAGGGCTTCATCACCGAGGACTGGGACCAGCCTGTGACCGACTGGAAGACCTTCTATTTTCTATGCAGCCTCCGTAGGAACCTGCTGCGTAACCCGTGTGCTGAAGGTGGGTGGGGGCGGCCCCTCCTTTCCTGAACCTCAGGGGCTTTGAGCTTGTTCTCACCAACCTACGATGTTCTTAGGCCTCTAGCAGCTCCCCTGGCTCCTCATTCTAGTGTGGAGACCTGCCTTGACCCTCATGTAcagcctcccacctctgtcttcatCCATGTACGGCCTTATAGTGCTTTTGGGGTTTCTTTTGTGGGGGGTGCTTGTGTACGTGTGATGTGGTATGTGCACACGTGTCCCTGCAGCTTCCCATGCACCCAtcttttcaaaggtagggtcttcctttagcccaagctgagcttgaactcatagcagccctcctgcctgtgtccccagtgctgggattaaaggcaagcaccaccatgctccAAGCTCCAGCTGCTGCTTCTTTGAGCAGGAGTGTCTTACTGGTCTGCTGTCTTCCTGTGAGCTCCTGTGAGTCCCACACTCGTACTCAAGAAGttctcttaattgctgagccatctgtcctcTGGTGTTGCATATCTTTTTCTCTGCTACAAATGTCAAGGTCCGGGAGTCTAAGGGATCCTATTTGACGCtccccacagtgac
The genomic region above belongs to Jaculus jaculus isolate mJacJac1 chromosome 5, mJacJac1.mat.Y.cur, whole genome shotgun sequence and contains:
- the LOC101599855 gene encoding F-box only protein 44 isoform X1, with protein sequence MAVGNINDLPENILLELFTHVPARQLLLHCRPVCSLWRDLIDLVTLWKRKCLREGFITEDWDQPVADWKIFYFLRSLRRNLLHNPCAEEGFEFWSLDVNGGDEWKVEDLSKDQRKEFPNDQVKKYFVTSYYTCLKSQVVDLKAEGYWEELMDTTRPDIEVKDWFAARPDCGSKYQLCVQLLSSAHAPLGTFQPDPATIQQKSDARWREVSHTFSNYPPGVRYIWFQHGGVDTHYWAGWYGPRVTNSSVTIGPPLP
- the LOC101599855 gene encoding F-box only protein 44 isoform X2, which translates into the protein MAVGNINDLPENILLELFTHVPARQLLLHCRPVCSLWRDLIDLVTLWKRKCLREGFITEDWDQPVADWKIFYFLRSLRRNLLHNPCAEEGFEFWSLDVNGGDEWKVEDLSKDQRKEFPNDQVRSQAGLRVQVPAVRAAPVVGTRTSGDLPARPRNHPAEERCKVEGGLPHVLQLPTRRPLHLVSARRRGHSLLGRLVRPEGHEQQRHHRAPAALMLPEPLTSEP